AACCTTCTTTAACAGCTATATTCTTTAAACGTGAGCGTACAGACTCACCAATATTTTTTGTCATTGAATTGCCTCAATATAAGGACGCATTACGTTTGCAACGCGACAAATTTTCGCATAATGCCATAGTTCATCAACTGTGACTTGATTTTTTGTATAAGCCTCTTTGAGCGCTTCAATGGCCACATCAAGTCCAATTTTATTGCGATGTTTGAAACAATCTGCAATTGTCTTAGCACGGTTATACACCCTTAGTTTAATATTATCTGATTCTATAATTTCAATTCCTTCACTAAAGGCTTCATCGGAATATTGCACCATTTTTAGCGGGGGATAATCCATTTTTGGCACATGACTCCCTTTTGGCATAGCTATCCATACTTTTCGAGGTAGCTGTGTTGTTAGATCATGAATCTGCAAAGCAGTTAGCAGGCAAAACACTGCTTGAGGTACTCGGCTTGCTATAATAATCAGGCTTTCTTTTTCTGAAAGCTCAGTCTCTGGCAAGCAATAGAGCCCAGAAGCGAGTTTTTCAAGTTTGTTTTCGCTAACAAGCCTTGAAATGGTCGCTCTAGTGATCCCCTCTTTGGTTAGATCGGACATTCTAATGACACCAGTTTTGCTAGCCATCTGGAGTACTTTTTGTTTATAGCTGTCTTCTGTTTTCATATTTAAATTATGATACATTATTTCGTTACTTACAAATAAATAACGAATATTTGTATCAAATGACTTACATTTCATCTTATCCCTCATTACGTCTCAAATAGTCATTTTTATGAAAACCAAATGGCCTTTCCGGTAAAATGCCAATAAAGTTGCTAAAATATACTTGCGTGAGATTTGCGTGTTTGAGTACGACACTGTTATACTCTGTACGACATTTGTAGTGGTATCTCGCGACATATTATTACTTTAAAATCAACGAGTTAATTTTAAGGCTGGGGGCTCATAATCCGTTGGTCCTAGGTTCAAATCCTAGTGGGCCCACCAATTAAAACCTTTAAAATCAATAAGTTGCAATCGACTATCCCAACCCCTCAAAAACCATTGTGGGGATTTTGTGGGGCTCAGTAGACACAAACCATAAACTAACTACCTTACGACCTTGAGATGTATCTTTTTCTTTTCTATTATTTGGATTACGAAGCAATGTGAGAACCACCCCACTTTGCTGCTTTTCGCAAATACAACGAACAACTCGATTATAATTTACTTGTATGTAAACAGGATTGTTTCCTGTCACCTTGACTATTGAATAGCCAGGCAAATTTAGGATAATATCTTTTTTCGGCACTTTAATCCTCTTTTGATTGCGGAATCAATGAGTTAGATTACTATAATCCGATTAAAGTGCCCCTACATTTGGGGGAGAGCCAATTTATTTTTTTATACAACTGATTGTATTTTATTTATTCTTATGTAGAATAAATTTGCTTTTTGTAAAAATAATTACAATTGACAATTTAATCTAATAATCACAAGTAGAGGTGGCTATGCCAGAAGTTTTGAAGAGCCTTGCGTACCAAAAGATCGAACATGAAATTAATCATTTTTTTGATCTAATCCATGATAAATATAAAAAATATGGGCATAAAAAGAAAGGGACAAAGGACATCATTTCTTCACAAATTAGTCAATTTTTAGATGAGTTAAGCAATTCAATCTTAGCCCAATCACGTTTAGTATTTACGAATATTCCAAGTAAGGAAATTATTAATTTTAAATCCGTAGACTCCAGGAAGCCAGGTGACAGTTTTCAAAATATTGATGAAGCCGCTAAGTATTTTAATAATCTGTCTAGTCTGATTTATTTTTCTGTGATGCAGCATGAGAATCCTACTCAAAGAGTGTTTTTCTATGACATGTACATCCAGTTAATGAATTTTTGTTACCTTAAAGGGGACTTATTGGGGGCTGGTGCAATATATACTGGATTAATATCAAATAATCTTTCCAATGTTATTGACCGGAAGCAGTTGAGCCGTGAGAGTCGCTTGATTTGGGAAGAGCGTGAAGTATCCTTTAATCGATTATTCAACGTGGGAACTTCATACAATGAACAAAATAATTTGAGGAAAAAATTTAAGACTATTACTCCTGTATTACCACTACTCCTCAGTATTCAAACTCAAAGTAAAGAGCACTACGATGGATTTGTAAATAGCTATAATGAAATCCAGGATCGATTGCATGCATTGGATAGACAAAATAATATAATGCTTAATGGTATGCAGAGTAATGAATATTTTTCCTGGTCTAAACCTTATTATGATTACATGAAGAATGTCTATCTTCCTCAATCTATAGCTGAATATACTACCCTCTTCAAAGAGTATAGGGAACTTATCTCAGAACATGGGGGCCCCATTGCGAAGCAATTTCATGATGATGCAACATCAAAACCCCTGGTAACTTTTGTTGAGGTTACGTTATCAGAAAATAAAACAATTGTTGAATCATCTCCTTTACCAAATACAAGTATAGCGGAAATGCTTGAAGAGATTGATGATATAAAGAGAGCATATACAAAACCAGCATTGTTTGATGATATATCCTGGAATTTAATGAAAATTAATAGTGCGAAGGTAAAAGCGAAACCTATTGGTGATTCTACTTCCATGATTTTCAATAAGATTGAAACTCCTGAGATTGAAGAAAGGATAGACGAAAATCAACAAGATACAGTTGTTTCTAAGGATTTGCCTTTAGAAGAACAATATCGGTTTCACCATACGGGAGCCAAACTCATGCTTGAGCTTGCAGGAGCTATAGAGAGGCATAAACCTAAAAATACTGATATAAATCCAATAGTTGGGAGAAGTTGTAGCTTCTTTAGCAGTAAAAACATGAAAAAACAAAAAGAAGGCTACAGCTATGATACAGTGGGTGTAGATGAGCATGATTCCGATAAGGAATTTATACAAGTTGAGCCGAATATGGTTTTTTAATCTGGAGAGCTTAGGGAGCAAGTCTATTTATATTTATAATGTTATTTAAATTTGGATACTCAGTTTTTATGTACATAATTCTAGCTATCCCATTAGATTTATCGTTTAATATCCTGATTATTGCAGGATCGATTTGGAGTTTTTTTCATTTCTAGACCGCAAAGTATAGAGTTTGAGAATGCTTATTATCTATGAAAATAAAAGCCATTATAAATAGACTTGCCCCCTAAGTTACACCTACCTTTTTCTTTGCCAATATGCTTTAATCGTGCTTTTAATGCTTGTTCATTCATGTTGTCACCGTCAAAATATAAGGATCAAGATTAAGTCCAAATTGTCTTGTATATTGCTGAAGCTTTTTGATATTCACTTTTTGGGAAGCTCTACCACTCACGGCTGCTTTAAGAGCTTTAATGGCTATTTCTTTACTGTGATAGCGAAAAGCGTCTATTATCCTTCTCTCTCAAAAATAGCAACCGTTTTCTGCCCTATTGTGTACATTGTTTTACCTGTTTCCATATCGCGCATTCTAACAGCGCGAGAATGCTCTCTCTTAGGGGCTGTCGTAGAACGGCTATCCAATATTCTCTAGGCATTTCATCCCTCAGCTAGCGTAGCCCGGATGCAGGCGCAGCCGTAATCCGGGATATTAGGCTTGGAACATCCCGGGTTTCGTTTCACTTCACCCGGGCTACGCTTGCTGTTATACTTCGTACGACAATTGTAGTGGTTTCCTGCGATTAAAATTATAATAAAATCAATTACTTATTTTGGAATTGACGGGCTCATAATCCGTTGGCCCTTGGTTCAAATCCTAGTGGGCCCACCAATAAAATCAAGTAGTTACGAATAGTTCAGAAAAATCAAAGACCTCTGAGGGGCACTGATGGGGCGATTAAAATCGTACATTTCAAGGCCGAATCACACTTAATGTTTCCTTAATTCTTTTTTATGTATAATTCACGAACAATAAAGCTCATCAGTTATGAGAAACTATTATGCCCAAATATACAAATACTTACGGTAAAATTAACTTAGATGATTATAAGAAAGTTAAAGAGATCACCACTGGTAAGACGAATCAAGTCTCTTTATGGGAGCATAAACAAGACAGTAATTTGAAAATTGTAATTAAAATGCCAAATGGTGCTAATTCTGATCTCGTTCAACATAATATTCGTTCTATTAATGCCTTCTTTGGGGAAGACTCTGCTTGGCTAATTGAAGGGAAAATTCAAGGCAAAGAAGGATTTGCCATGAAATATTACTATGGTATGTCTCTTTCCTCTCAAGAGGAAGATCAACTAGTCAATAAAAATGATAGTTCCTTAAGAACCATCTCTAAGAATGGACTGTTATTTACTATGTTAGATCCTAACAAGGATAATTTCTTAAAATTGCCTACTGATGAGTTTATTCCTATTGATTTCGATTATATGATTATCCATGATGGAGCTAAACTTTTACCTTACCAAGAAGAGTATTTAAACGGCAGGAAAGGTTTTGCAATCAGAATGGGAGACTGTTCTGATGAAGAAGCAACCCAATATGTTTTAGATAGTTATCCTGCTGCTGCGCCTTATTTATATGAACAATGGGGAAATAAGTATCTCAAAACAGATAAATACAATCAATCTTCTAAGGTCGTAGCCAAACCAGTCATTGATAAACTAACAACCCAACAACTAAGAGTTCCTAGTCCCGCTGAGAAGAACTATAATGAGAACATTGGCTTATTAATGCAAAAGATTTCAGACTTCAAAGACAAGCCAGAATGTCAAAATGCTCTTAATGCAGCTAACATACTTCATGATGCCTTAAAGGCAGAAGGAGAAAAATATTTCTCTGGTGAATTATCAAAGGCAAGGTATGAAGAATTCAAAGAAAATTGCGAAGGCTTTATTAAAACAGCAAGACTTGAACTTGATCAACATAAAGGATTTACAAAAATTCTTCTTAATATTCTAGCAATTGTTATATCAGCCGGAATAGGTTATGCACTTGCAGCGGGTATTAATATTGCTTTGAACAGAGGTAAATTTACTTTCTTCTCTACAGATAGCTCCATAAAAATTAATAGCATCGAAGAAAGTATTAACCAGGTAGCCCCTGCGGCATAAAGGTCGAAGAAAAAAGTTGTTGCAGATCCTCTGGAAGGATTGCAGCTATTTTGGCTAAAACGTTTGTTGCAGCAGGTTCTAATTTTTTATCCGTTCTGCGTGCTACCCGCCGTGAACCAAGGATCAATGCTTCAATTTCTTCCTCAGAAAACATCAACGGAGGCAACATAAATCAGGGGCGGAGTACATAACCAACACCAGGTTCACCTTCGATTGAAGCTCCATGTACATGTAAGGTAGTTATGTCCGATAAAGAGTCCGTAAACTTACACGAAGTTCCGAGGCCAAATGCTTTCCACTAACAAGGTGTCGAAGGTGTTAGTTATCCCTAAGAGTCCCTTTATAAGGGACGTGCCTGGATATCACTATCGGGACTCTCTTCTACAAGTTTTTGTTGTTGGTTAGTAGCCGAATGAATTGCTGTCATCCATCCAGCCACTCCCTGAACGAGTAAACCCTCATGGTTTTTGGGGATGGAGGAAACCAACTCTACATTCAGACCGGTATTAGCCAAGATATAACACATTAGATGACAGGCAACACTGCGAATACCATAATCGTCATTTAGTTTGCCTTTCACTGAATCAGCAAGGTTTGCCAGCGTTTCTTTATCCATAAAAGGAGCTAGTCCTCTTAAGCAGTTTAATGCCGCTCTACAAGTATCTGGGTCATCCAGTTTGTTTTTCACGGCGTCAATAGTGTTTTCCAACATTTTTTTATCCATTCTGTGGGCCAGTGCTACTAAACAGTTCAATGCCTCACTACAGACATATTTATCTTGGTCATTTAGTTTGTTTTTCACTGAGTCGACACTATTTTCAAATGTTGTTTTATCCATTTCCGGGGCTACAGTTGCTAAAAATTTTAATGCCGTAGTACGCTCATAAGATTTTTTGTGATCCAGTCCATTGATAGCTAGGTTAATAAGAGATACCAACCTATCTTTTTCCATCATAGGGGCTAGCGTTGCTAAAAAAATGAATGCAAGCGTACGAACATCCGAGGACTTGTCATTCAGTTTGTCTTGCACTGAGTCAATAAGGGGTAGTAGGCTCTCTTTATCCATTCCTGCCGCAAGCGCTGATATACACTCTGATGCCGCGACAAAAACTCTTCTACTCTCATCATCCAGCTTGTTTTGTACTAACTTGATAAGGGGAGCTAGCTTCTCTTTTTCCATTCTGGGCGCAAGCGCTTTTAAAAAGTTTACGGCCGTACAACGAACACTCTCATGTTCGTCATCCAGTCTGTCTTTCATTGAGTCAATAAGGGACTCCAGCGTATCTTTTTCCATTCCAGATGCCAGTTCTTTTAAACAGTCTAATGCTGCACTACGAACATGAATATCGTCACTATTTAGTCTCTTTGTTACTGGGTCGATAAGGAAAGCCAGCGTTTCCTTATCCACTATAGGAGCTAACACTGCTAAACAGTTTAATGCTGCACGTTGAACATCACTGTTAGGGTCATCCAGTTTGTTTTTCATTGACTCTACAAGGGAGAGTAGCCTTTCTTTATCCATTCCAGGGGCAAATGCTACTAAACATTTTGCTGCTGTCGGGTAAACACTCAAGTCAGCCTCATTTAGTTTGTTTATCACTGGTTCGATAATGGATTCCAGTACTTTTTTATCCATAAGAGGGGCTAGCTCTACCAAACAACTTAATGCCTCTCGCGCTACATCCCAAGCATTTTCTCTAAATAACCATTGATCAGAGGCTATCAGTATGTTTTTTACTGAGTCAACAAGGGGAGCCACCATTTCTTTCTCTATTTTAGGGGCTAATCTTGCTAAATATTTTAATGACGTTGTGGGTTTTTCATTTTTTGGGTCATCCAGTTGTTTTTTCACCG
This Legionella fallonii LLAP-10 DNA region includes the following protein-coding sequences:
- a CDS encoding type IV toxin-antitoxin system AbiEi family antitoxin domain-containing protein, yielding MKCKSFDTNIRYLFVSNEIMYHNLNMKTEDSYKQKVLQMASKTGVIRMSDLTKEGITRATISRLVSENKLEKLASGLYCLPETELSEKESLIIIASRVPQAVFCLLTALQIHDLTTQLPRKVWIAMPKGSHVPKMDYPPLKMVQYSDEAFSEGIEIIESDNIKLRVYNRAKTIADCFKHRNKIGLDVAIEALKEAYTKNQVTVDELWHYAKICRVANVMRPYIEAIQ
- a CDS encoding RasGEF domain-containing protein, which gives rise to MPEVLKSLAYQKIEHEINHFFDLIHDKYKKYGHKKKGTKDIISSQISQFLDELSNSILAQSRLVFTNIPSKEIINFKSVDSRKPGDSFQNIDEAAKYFNNLSSLIYFSVMQHENPTQRVFFYDMYIQLMNFCYLKGDLLGAGAIYTGLISNNLSNVIDRKQLSRESRLIWEEREVSFNRLFNVGTSYNEQNNLRKKFKTITPVLPLLLSIQTQSKEHYDGFVNSYNEIQDRLHALDRQNNIMLNGMQSNEYFSWSKPYYDYMKNVYLPQSIAEYTTLFKEYRELISEHGGPIAKQFHDDATSKPLVTFVEVTLSENKTIVESSPLPNTSIAEMLEEIDDIKRAYTKPALFDDISWNLMKINSAKVKAKPIGDSTSMIFNKIETPEIEERIDENQQDTVVSKDLPLEEQYRFHHTGAKLMLELAGAIERHKPKNTDINPIVGRSCSFFSSKNMKKQKEGYSYDTVGVDEHDSDKEFIQVEPNMVF
- a CDS encoding HEAT repeat domain-containing protein; amino-acid sequence: MSKYAKFFKKAPLEVLEHLYTHLDTPEDFFSAWLSKNRGQQRAIELALFSKKGSEFYPTQVKILTILISSQSLLIGDDHEHLAYLGRKLSSQLENPQLSIKQLMEGVKLTAAINKVALPSLDLTTILALPKFDDLNYLEDFVVEGVSQEEQATIVDTLQKKLNDPSGRVRSAALGFLAALAQKANKNTLAPLVDTVKKQLGMKKERDLDAMDKCLSVVVSKADEKTLAPLVDTVKKQLDDPKNEKPTTSLKYLARLAPKIEKEMVAPLVDSVKNILIASDQWLFRENAWDVAREALSCLVELAPLMDKKVLESIIEPVINKLNEADLSVYPTAAKCLVAFAPGMDKERLLSLVESMKNKLDDPNSDVQRAALNCLAVLAPIVDKETLAFLIDPVTKRLNSDDIHVRSAALDCLKELASGMEKDTLESLIDSMKDRLDDEHESVRCTAVNFLKALAPRMEKEKLAPLIKLVQNKLDDESRRVFVAASECISALAAGMDKESLLPLIDSVQDKLNDKSSDVRTLAFIFLATLAPMMEKDRLVSLINLAINGLDHKKSYERTTALKFLATVAPEMDKTTFENSVDSVKNKLNDQDKYVCSEALNCLVALAHRMDKKMLENTIDAVKNKLDDPDTCRAALNCLRGLAPFMDKETLANLADSVKGKLNDDYGIRSVACHLMCYILANTGLNVELVSSIPKNHEGLLVQGVAGWMTAIHSATNQQQKLVEESPDSDIQARPL